The Pseudodesulfovibrio sp. zrk46 genome contains a region encoding:
- a CDS encoding PhzF family phenazine biosynthesis protein, protein MELDIYQVDAFADGVFTGNPAAVVPLYEWLSDDLMQNIAAENNLSETAFFVQKGEYFELRWFTPETEVDLCGHATLASAYVIYEFLDYNDPAVVFETKSGRLFIDKEGDRYSMDFPAWSVREIQVTERVAKALGERPAELYMGERDMMAVFESEAQIRNLNPDFRLVSKLDGMCMICTAPSLDYDFVSRTFVPEEGIPEDPVTGSAHCSLVPFWAERLGKNEFHAYQASRRGGVLDCKHMGDRVKIAGKAIIYMRGTITL, encoded by the coding sequence ATGGAACTCGATATCTATCAGGTGGACGCCTTTGCCGATGGCGTGTTCACTGGCAATCCGGCTGCCGTTGTGCCTCTCTATGAGTGGCTCTCTGACGATTTGATGCAGAATATCGCGGCCGAAAACAACTTGTCGGAGACCGCCTTCTTTGTTCAAAAAGGCGAGTACTTTGAATTGCGCTGGTTCACCCCGGAAACCGAGGTAGACCTGTGCGGGCACGCCACATTGGCCAGCGCCTACGTGATATATGAGTTCCTTGATTACAACGATCCCGCCGTTGTATTTGAGACAAAGAGCGGACGCCTCTTCATCGACAAGGAAGGCGACCGTTACTCCATGGACTTCCCTGCCTGGAGCGTCCGTGAGATTCAGGTCACCGAACGCGTAGCCAAAGCACTGGGTGAACGCCCGGCCGAACTCTACATGGGTGAACGCGACATGATGGCGGTTTTCGAATCCGAAGCGCAGATCCGCAACCTGAATCCAGATTTCCGCCTTGTGTCCAAGCTCGACGGCATGTGTATGATCTGTACGGCTCCCAGCCTGGACTATGACTTTGTCTCCCGCACATTTGTACCTGAAGAGGGAATCCCGGAAGACCCAGTCACCGGCTCCGCCCATTGCTCACTTGTACCGTTTTGGGCAGAACGACTCGGCAAGAATGAATTCCATGCCTATCAAGCCTCTCGCCGCGGTGGCGTGCTGGATTGCAAGCACATGGGCGACCGGGTTAAGATCGCTGGCAAGGCTATCATTTACATGAGGGGTACTATCACCCTGTAA
- the purF gene encoding amidophosphoribosyltransferase, translating into MKKEYCGLFGIYGNKEAARMTYFGLYAQQHRGQESAGIVTWDGEKIREQKGMGLVADVFNERHLGKELKGDIAMGHIRYSTTGASLIRNAQPFIVRHGNLRLALAHNGNLVNTYELRSELEANGSIFQTTMDTEVIAHLIIKYLHQTDTIEEAIAEACKRIRGAFSMLILANDKLIALKDPHSVRPLALGRVGDSYVFASETCAFDLIEAEYMRPLNPGEMITIEKGKMSSMHYCDAQPKHQCIFELIYFARPDSTVFGDVVYERRKAMGAMLAKEAPVDADFVMPFPDSGNYAAVGYSQESGLPLELAMIRNHYVGRTFIQPSQDMRDFSVRVKLNPVKSMVQGKRIVIVEDSIVRGTTIRARVKKLRELGAREIHLRVSCPAIKHPCFYGIDFSSKGELIAANHSPEDIARFLGIESLHFLTIPGLVDSVTADDAWCLACFDGNYPIPLSDKMGKDCLEAAPGIIKEFC; encoded by the coding sequence ATGAAAAAAGAGTATTGCGGACTATTCGGTATCTACGGCAACAAAGAAGCTGCCAGAATGACCTACTTCGGTCTCTATGCCCAGCAACATCGCGGGCAGGAGTCTGCAGGTATCGTCACCTGGGACGGCGAAAAGATCCGCGAGCAAAAAGGTATGGGTTTGGTGGCAGACGTGTTCAACGAACGTCACCTTGGCAAAGAACTGAAAGGCGATATCGCCATGGGACACATCCGGTACTCCACTACCGGCGCATCCCTGATCCGCAATGCCCAGCCCTTCATCGTGCGCCACGGCAACCTGCGGTTGGCACTGGCCCACAACGGCAACCTCGTAAACACTTACGAGCTGCGCTCTGAGCTGGAAGCCAATGGCTCGATCTTCCAGACAACCATGGACACCGAGGTCATTGCACACTTGATCATCAAGTACCTGCACCAGACCGACACCATTGAAGAGGCCATTGCAGAAGCTTGCAAGCGCATTCGTGGTGCATTCTCCATGCTGATTCTGGCCAACGACAAGCTCATCGCACTCAAGGATCCGCACTCCGTGCGTCCGCTGGCGTTGGGCCGTGTTGGCGATTCATACGTCTTCGCCTCCGAGACCTGTGCATTCGACCTCATTGAGGCCGAGTACATGCGTCCTCTCAACCCTGGCGAGATGATCACCATCGAGAAGGGCAAGATGAGCAGCATGCACTACTGCGATGCGCAGCCCAAGCATCAGTGCATCTTCGAGCTCATCTACTTCGCCCGTCCCGACTCCACCGTGTTCGGTGACGTGGTGTATGAGCGCCGCAAGGCCATGGGCGCCATGCTGGCCAAAGAAGCTCCGGTTGACGCTGACTTTGTCATGCCGTTCCCGGATTCCGGTAACTACGCTGCGGTTGGCTACTCTCAGGAGTCCGGCCTGCCTCTGGAGCTGGCGATGATCCGCAACCACTACGTGGGCCGGACCTTCATTCAGCCATCTCAGGACATGCGCGACTTCTCGGTCCGCGTAAAGCTGAACCCGGTTAAATCCATGGTTCAGGGCAAGCGTATTGTCATCGTGGAAGACTCCATTGTTCGCGGCACCACCATCCGTGCCCGCGTCAAGAAGCTGCGCGAACTGGGCGCACGCGAGATTCATCTGCGCGTCTCCTGCCCGGCCATCAAGCACCCCTGCTTCTACGGTATCGACTTCTCCAGCAAAGGTGAGCTGATTGCAGCCAACCACTCGCCGGAAGACATCGCCCGTTTCCTTGGTATTGAATCCCTGCACTTCCTGACCATCCCCGGACTGGTGGATTCCGTTACTGCCGACGACGCCTGGTGTCTCGCCTGCTTTGACGGCAACTATCCGATTCCGCTGTCCGACAAGATGGGCAAAGACTGCCTTGAAGCCGCTCCCGGCATCATCAAGGAGTTCTGCTAA
- a CDS encoding PBP1A family penicillin-binding protein, protein MKTLKILLIIFLICVIAGIGGAIGLYNWASKDLPGFKNITDYNPPLVTTVYAKDNQVLGYFYKEKRFLVTLDQMSPWLPKAFLAAEDASFYEHDGIDLTAISRAFIANMKAGRTKQGGSTITQQIIKRLLLTSEKSYKRKLKEAILAFRLENYLTKEEILTIYLNQIFLGAHSYGVEAAARTYFAKHAKDLTIAECAMLAGLPQAPSRYNPYRNWELAKQRQRYVLQQLHNLGWITTPQYREAMAERVELKSMEDPSWKVGAYYLEEVRRWLINQYGEETVYNGGLTVTTACDIKHQVSAEKALRRGLLNSAKRRGWLGPIENVIPGDSARILAEGPQTVEEFTEKDTPMKAWVTKVVKEKAMVRFGQFEGVIPIKNMWWVREPNIKKSHEDVPDPTDARKILKKGDVILVTIDKNPERPGDPYTLDMEREPLVEGAVFSVKPDTGEVPALVGGYSFNKSQFNRATQAKRQPGSAFKPIVYSTAIDNGFTPASILLDAPIVYANDEQGKLWRPENFEGTFDGPTLLRTALVKSKNLVTIRIAQKLGIRKIINRAKDMGLQTEFPEDLSVALGSAVVTLENLCEAYTAFARGGSYIKPRTVLSVTSAWGDEMYTSVPETVDAISPQTAYIMATLMKHVVQYGTGWRARKLGRPLAGKTGTSNNEQDAWYMGYSPYLLTGVFVGFDELKPMGKWETGSRAASSIWVDYRKDVEEDYPYQDFTQPPGIVMVRVDGTSGKLASPSSTKEFFLPFKVGTEPTEMSRSGSSGGDAPASADDLFKQTF, encoded by the coding sequence ATGAAGACTCTCAAAATTCTACTGATCATTTTTCTCATCTGTGTAATCGCCGGTATCGGTGGAGCCATTGGCCTTTACAACTGGGCTTCCAAAGACCTTCCTGGGTTCAAGAATATTACCGACTACAATCCGCCCCTGGTGACCACGGTCTACGCCAAGGACAATCAGGTGCTGGGCTATTTCTATAAGGAGAAGCGTTTTCTGGTGACACTGGACCAGATGTCTCCGTGGCTGCCCAAGGCTTTCTTGGCAGCAGAGGACGCCAGCTTCTATGAGCATGACGGCATCGATCTGACAGCCATCTCCCGTGCATTCATTGCCAATATGAAGGCAGGACGCACCAAACAGGGCGGCTCCACCATCACCCAGCAGATCATCAAGCGGTTGCTCCTCACTTCTGAGAAAAGCTACAAGCGCAAGCTCAAGGAAGCGATTCTCGCCTTCCGCCTGGAAAACTACCTGACCAAGGAAGAAATTCTGACCATCTATCTGAACCAGATTTTCCTTGGTGCTCATTCATATGGCGTTGAAGCTGCCGCTCGCACCTACTTTGCCAAGCACGCCAAAGACCTGACCATAGCTGAATGTGCCATGCTCGCAGGTCTGCCGCAGGCACCCAGCCGATACAACCCTTACCGCAACTGGGAACTCGCCAAGCAGCGCCAGCGCTACGTTCTTCAGCAACTCCACAACCTGGGTTGGATCACGACTCCGCAGTATCGCGAAGCCATGGCAGAACGCGTTGAGCTGAAGTCCATGGAAGACCCTTCCTGGAAGGTCGGTGCCTACTATCTTGAAGAAGTCCGCCGCTGGCTCATCAATCAGTATGGCGAAGAGACCGTGTACAATGGTGGCCTGACCGTCACCACGGCGTGCGACATCAAGCATCAGGTGTCTGCTGAAAAGGCGCTGCGACGCGGCCTACTTAACTCTGCCAAGCGTCGCGGCTGGCTCGGCCCCATTGAGAACGTCATTCCCGGCGACTCTGCCCGCATTCTGGCCGAAGGCCCGCAGACAGTGGAAGAATTCACCGAAAAAGACACCCCCATGAAAGCATGGGTAACCAAGGTCGTCAAAGAGAAGGCCATGGTCCGCTTTGGCCAGTTTGAGGGCGTCATTCCCATCAAAAACATGTGGTGGGTGCGTGAACCCAATATCAAAAAATCTCATGAGGACGTGCCTGATCCGACCGATGCCCGCAAAATTCTCAAGAAGGGTGACGTCATTCTCGTAACCATCGACAAGAACCCAGAACGCCCGGGGGATCCGTATACCCTTGACATGGAGCGTGAACCACTGGTTGAAGGCGCTGTCTTCTCGGTCAAGCCCGATACTGGTGAGGTACCGGCCCTTGTTGGCGGCTATTCATTCAATAAGAGCCAGTTCAACCGAGCAACTCAGGCCAAGCGTCAGCCCGGTTCCGCGTTCAAGCCCATTGTTTACTCCACGGCCATCGATAACGGCTTCACCCCGGCCAGCATTCTGCTGGATGCACCCATCGTCTATGCCAACGACGAACAGGGAAAACTGTGGCGTCCCGAAAACTTCGAGGGCACCTTTGATGGCCCCACCCTGCTGCGCACTGCGCTGGTCAAGTCCAAGAACTTGGTGACCATTCGCATCGCTCAGAAGCTTGGCATCCGCAAGATCATCAACCGCGCCAAGGACATGGGACTCCAGACCGAGTTCCCCGAAGATCTGTCTGTTGCGCTCGGTTCCGCTGTCGTCACACTGGAAAACCTGTGTGAGGCATACACGGCCTTTGCCCGTGGCGGGTCCTACATCAAGCCTCGCACCGTCCTCTCGGTCACTTCTGCCTGGGGTGACGAGATGTATACCTCTGTCCCGGAAACCGTGGACGCCATCAGCCCGCAGACCGCATATATCATGGCGACCCTCATGAAGCATGTTGTCCAGTACGGTACTGGCTGGCGCGCCCGGAAACTGGGCCGTCCGCTGGCAGGCAAGACCGGTACCTCCAACAACGAGCAGGACGCATGGTACATGGGATATTCTCCTTACCTGCTGACTGGCGTATTCGTGGGCTTCGACGAGCTCAAACCCATGGGTAAGTGGGAAACCGGTTCCCGCGCAGCCAGCTCCATCTGGGTGGACTACCGCAAGGACGTGGAAGAGGATTATCCGTATCAGGACTTCACCCAGCCGCCAGGAATTGTTATGGTTCGAGTAGATGGAACTTCAGGCAAGCTCGCTTCGCCCAGTTCCACCAAGGAATTCTTCCTGCCGTTCAAGGTGGGTACCGAACCTACGGAGATGTCCCGAAGCGGCTCCTCCGGCGGCGATGCACCGGCCTCGGCAGACGATTTGTTTAAACAGACCTTCTAG
- the ricT gene encoding regulatory iron-sulfur-containing complex subunit RicT, with translation MSQILGVKFNDYGQVYYFASGAFVVREGQHVIVKTDQGMGLGKVILTKQAPKENDMGDDEAHKPIYRLANEKDMESVAENKDLSKEAYQFCRKCITKHKLGMKLVDVEVFFDRSKMIFYFTAPGRIDFRELIKDLVREYRTRIELRQIGVRHETQMLGAIGNCGQICCCRRFMRKFVPVTIKMAKEQNLFLNPTKISGICGRLLCCLSFEQQGYEEFHRMCPRVGKKYNTAIGSVKVLRSNFFKKSLSLLTEGYEEKEVSIDEWNEIVNKPPSAEAMADAKVQPPRGRRGGRKPSRPAPKGGDNAKSGAPSEGRESDSSDSRSERKPRQSPRKDKPRKERPQRDDTGQERGARKDRRDRKDRPERGERTERFEKPKQESSADSTGEDKNKRSRRPRRRRRRPRK, from the coding sequence ATGAGCCAAATACTTGGTGTTAAATTCAATGATTACGGACAGGTGTACTATTTTGCATCTGGCGCGTTCGTGGTTCGCGAAGGGCAGCATGTCATCGTCAAGACGGATCAGGGCATGGGCCTTGGAAAAGTCATTCTGACGAAGCAGGCTCCCAAAGAGAACGACATGGGCGATGATGAGGCGCATAAGCCCATCTATCGGCTGGCCAACGAAAAGGATATGGAGTCCGTTGCCGAGAACAAGGATCTGTCCAAGGAGGCTTACCAGTTTTGCCGCAAATGCATCACCAAGCATAAGTTGGGCATGAAACTGGTGGATGTGGAGGTCTTCTTCGATCGTTCCAAGATGATCTTTTACTTCACCGCACCGGGGCGTATCGATTTTCGCGAATTGATCAAGGATTTGGTGCGAGAATACCGTACACGTATCGAACTGCGTCAGATCGGTGTGCGCCATGAAACCCAGATGCTCGGTGCCATCGGTAATTGCGGTCAGATCTGTTGCTGCCGCCGCTTCATGCGCAAGTTCGTTCCGGTCACCATCAAGATGGCCAAGGAGCAGAACCTGTTCCTCAACCCGACAAAGATTTCAGGCATTTGCGGGCGCCTTCTCTGTTGCCTCAGTTTCGAGCAGCAGGGTTATGAAGAGTTCCACCGCATGTGTCCTCGCGTGGGCAAGAAGTACAACACCGCTATTGGTTCGGTTAAAGTGCTTCGTTCTAATTTCTTTAAGAAATCCCTTTCCTTACTGACTGAAGGTTACGAGGAGAAGGAAGTTTCCATTGACGAATGGAATGAAATAGTTAACAAGCCGCCGAGTGCGGAAGCCATGGCAGACGCCAAGGTTCAACCCCCTCGAGGTCGTCGTGGCGGCAGAAAGCCCTCCCGACCAGCACCCAAGGGTGGTGACAATGCAAAATCCGGTGCACCTTCAGAGGGAAGGGAATCCGATTCATCCGATAGCCGGAGCGAGCGCAAGCCCCGTCAGTCCCCCCGTAAGGACAAGCCCCGCAAGGAGCGTCCGCAGAGGGACGACACGGGACAGGAGCGCGGCGCACGCAAGGACCGCAGGGATCGCAAAGATCGCCCGGAGCGTGGGGAGCGCACAGAGCGATTTGAAAAGCCCAAACAAGAGTCCAGTGCAGATTCCACCGGTGAAGATAAAAACAAACGGTCGCGCAGGCCCCGACGCCGCAGACGCAGACCCAGGAAGTAA
- the metG gene encoding methionine--tRNA ligase — MERFYITTPIFYVNAKPHLGHAYSTIVADSVARFHRLMGEDAYFLTGTDEHGDKIVQAAEAQGKSPQEYVDTISGLFRDLWPDMNISNNDFIRTTEPRHKAVVQEILQKVYDSGDIYFGEYGGHYCFGCERFYTEKELVDGKCPDHQTVPEYIAEKNYFFKMSKYQDWLKDHINKNPDFIRPERYKNEVLSLLESGELEDLCISRPKSRLTWGIELPFDNDYVTYVWFDALINYITALEYPEGKKFEEYWPKANHLVAKDILKPHAIFWPTMLKAAGIEPYQHLNVHGYWLVEDTKMSKSIGNVVEPLAMKDKYGLDAFRYFLLRDMVFGQDSSFSEKALIGRLNAELANDLGNLFNRTLSMTHKYFGGVIPRPDVEDIVDAEIKKIGQDAMKAFQDNYSEMKFSRALEGLWELVRGLNKYIDETAPWTLFKNEETGRLQTVIYVLLENMRKIAVHLWPVMPEASEKMLDQLGMGFDQEKVNLPKELDVWGLLESSETVAKTSNLFPRVDLPEVKEEPKKPKKEKAKKQAKQEKKADAGDGTIEFEDFLKVDMRVGTVKEVEKHPDADRLLLVRVDTGDDEIRQVVAGIADFFAPDDLVGKQVVVVCNLKPRKLRKQLSQGMILAVKSGDELQLLTPTSEVEPGSKVS, encoded by the coding sequence TTGGAACGTTTTTACATCACTACGCCCATTTTCTACGTGAACGCTAAACCCCATCTGGGGCATGCGTATTCTACCATCGTGGCTGATTCCGTAGCCCGATTTCATCGGCTCATGGGCGAAGATGCATACTTTCTCACCGGCACAGACGAACATGGTGACAAGATCGTCCAGGCTGCTGAGGCGCAGGGCAAGTCCCCGCAGGAATACGTTGACACCATCAGCGGATTGTTCCGGGATCTGTGGCCCGACATGAACATTTCCAACAATGATTTCATTCGTACTACCGAACCTCGCCACAAGGCTGTTGTTCAGGAAATCCTTCAGAAGGTTTACGATTCCGGCGACATCTATTTTGGCGAATATGGCGGTCATTACTGCTTTGGTTGCGAGCGTTTCTACACTGAGAAGGAACTGGTTGACGGCAAGTGTCCGGATCACCAGACCGTTCCAGAGTACATTGCTGAGAAGAATTATTTCTTCAAGATGTCCAAGTACCAGGATTGGCTCAAGGACCACATCAACAAGAATCCCGATTTCATCCGTCCAGAGCGATATAAGAACGAGGTGCTCAGCCTCCTCGAATCCGGTGAGCTGGAAGACCTCTGTATCTCCCGTCCCAAGTCCCGCCTGACCTGGGGCATTGAGCTGCCTTTCGACAATGACTATGTCACTTACGTTTGGTTTGACGCGCTCATCAACTACATCACCGCTCTGGAATATCCCGAAGGCAAGAAGTTTGAAGAATACTGGCCTAAGGCAAACCACCTTGTAGCCAAGGATATCCTCAAGCCTCACGCTATCTTCTGGCCCACCATGCTCAAGGCTGCGGGCATCGAGCCTTACCAGCACCTCAACGTTCACGGCTACTGGTTGGTGGAAGATACCAAGATGTCCAAGTCCATCGGTAACGTTGTGGAGCCCCTTGCCATGAAGGACAAGTATGGTCTCGACGCATTCCGTTACTTCCTGCTTCGTGACATGGTTTTCGGTCAGGATTCCAGCTTCTCTGAGAAGGCCCTGATTGGCCGTCTTAACGCTGAATTGGCCAATGACCTTGGCAACTTGTTTAACCGCACCCTGTCCATGACCCACAAGTACTTCGGCGGCGTGATCCCTCGTCCCGACGTGGAAGATATCGTGGATGCCGAGATTAAGAAGATCGGTCAGGATGCCATGAAGGCTTTCCAGGACAACTACTCGGAGATGAAGTTCTCCCGTGCCCTTGAGGGGCTGTGGGAGTTGGTTCGCGGCCTGAACAAGTATATTGACGAGACCGCTCCGTGGACACTTTTCAAGAATGAAGAGACCGGTCGTCTCCAGACTGTCATTTATGTCCTGCTCGAGAACATGCGCAAGATCGCCGTCCATCTGTGGCCGGTAATGCCTGAGGCCAGTGAGAAAATGCTGGATCAGTTGGGCATGGGCTTCGATCAGGAGAAAGTGAACCTGCCCAAGGAACTCGACGTATGGGGTCTCTTGGAATCCAGCGAGACTGTCGCAAAGACTTCTAACCTGTTCCCGCGTGTGGATCTGCCTGAGGTCAAAGAAGAGCCGAAGAAGCCCAAGAAGGAAAAGGCCAAGAAACAGGCCAAGCAGGAGAAGAAGGCTGACGCTGGCGACGGTACCATCGAGTTCGAAGATTTCCTCAAGGTCGACATGCGTGTCGGTACCGTCAAGGAAGTCGAGAAGCATCCCGATGCTGACCGTCTGCTCCTCGTTCGCGTGGACACTGGCGACGACGAAATTCGACAGGTTGTTGCAGGTATTGCCGACTTCTTCGCCCCTGATGATCTCGTGGGCAAACAGGTTGTGGTTGTCTGCAATCTCAAGCCGCGCAAGCTGCGTAAGCAACTCTCCCAGGGCATGATCCTGGCGGTGAAGTCCGGCGACGAACTCCAGCTCCTCACTCCCACCAGTGAGGTGGAGCCGGGTAGCAAAGTCAGCTAG
- a CDS encoding KpsF/GutQ family sugar-phosphate isomerase, producing the protein MNCKSTNTDWLSLAREVLDIEIAGLTAVKGQLGESLEKAVTAMAQCTGRVVVTGIGKSGLVGRKIAATLSSTGTPSFFLHPVEGAHGDMGMLRQEDVILAISNSGGTDELNAIIPTLKTIGATVICMTGNTASTMAELSDIVIQVSVPREACRLGIAPTSSTTAQLAVGDALAVCLMEWKAFGKDDFKKFHPGGSLGQRLATCVDQLMHSENIPVIADDASLKDALKVLNDGGLGLVAIVDGQNMLKGVFTDGDVRREVCCGPFELNRPITEVMTVSPKRAMAGESSAHVLDVMEQNEITVLPVVHDDGKLAGLVHLHDLLGKGSLRFSGKNASENAG; encoded by the coding sequence ATGAATTGCAAGTCCACCAATACTGACTGGCTTTCTCTGGCCCGCGAAGTTCTCGATATCGAGATCGCGGGCCTTACGGCTGTAAAGGGGCAGCTTGGCGAATCCCTCGAAAAGGCAGTTACTGCCATGGCCCAATGCACAGGCCGAGTGGTAGTCACCGGTATTGGCAAGTCCGGTCTGGTGGGCCGCAAGATTGCAGCCACCCTGTCCAGCACGGGCACTCCTTCTTTCTTCCTTCACCCTGTTGAAGGCGCACATGGCGACATGGGCATGCTGCGGCAGGAAGATGTCATCCTCGCCATCTCCAATTCCGGCGGGACAGACGAACTCAACGCCATCATCCCCACCCTGAAGACTATTGGTGCGACAGTCATCTGCATGACCGGCAACACGGCCTCTACCATGGCAGAGCTATCAGACATCGTCATCCAAGTATCCGTTCCCCGTGAAGCCTGTCGTCTGGGCATTGCTCCCACCTCCTCCACAACCGCGCAGCTGGCTGTGGGTGACGCACTTGCCGTCTGCCTCATGGAGTGGAAAGCCTTTGGCAAAGACGACTTCAAAAAATTTCATCCCGGAGGCTCTCTGGGCCAGCGCCTCGCTACCTGCGTTGACCAGCTCATGCACAGCGAGAACATTCCGGTTATCGCCGACGACGCCTCCCTCAAGGACGCCCTCAAGGTGCTGAATGATGGAGGTCTTGGCCTGGTTGCCATCGTGGACGGACAGAACATGCTCAAAGGTGTGTTCACAGACGGCGATGTTCGCCGTGAAGTATGCTGCGGCCCATTTGAGCTGAACCGCCCCATCACAGAAGTGATGACCGTATCTCCAAAGCGGGCAATGGCTGGGGAATCTTCGGCCCATGTTCTCGACGTAATGGAACAAAACGAGATCACTGTCCTTCCGGTAGTCCACGACGACGGGAAACTCGCTGGCTTGGTCCACCTTCACGACCTGCTCGGCAAGGGTTCCCTGCGCTTCTCGGGCAAAAACGCATCGGAGAACGCCGGATAA
- a CDS encoding MBL fold metallo-hydrolase, whose product MRFRFRGTRGSLSAPGPDTVKYGGNTTCIEIRSDNDDLLIFDAGTGIRELGLELSKQMPIKCHLFVSHTHWDHIQGLPFFVPMFVPGNELIIYGPPDPMTMTGIEAVLAKQMEYPHFPVRVTELQADISYETLSDGQTVDLGFAKVSTVLMNHPAMDFGCKVECDGKTLFFTGDHEPFFNIYDPDEDDYEEYGKIVAERNQGIEDFISGVDVFIADAQYTEEEYVLKKGWGHSTFEQTLGLAQRAGVGKVYLTHHETTRTDDEVDANFARLQEEWKDSGVDFEMAREGFMIDV is encoded by the coding sequence ATGCGTTTTCGTTTTCGCGGCACCCGAGGCTCTCTGTCTGCTCCAGGACCGGACACCGTCAAATACGGTGGTAACACTACCTGCATCGAGATTCGATCTGACAACGATGATCTGCTTATCTTCGACGCCGGAACCGGCATCCGTGAACTGGGGCTGGAACTCTCCAAGCAAATGCCGATCAAATGCCATCTGTTCGTGTCCCATACCCATTGGGATCACATTCAGGGGCTGCCATTTTTCGTTCCCATGTTCGTGCCGGGCAATGAGTTGATTATCTATGGACCGCCGGACCCCATGACTATGACCGGTATTGAGGCTGTTCTTGCCAAGCAGATGGAATACCCGCATTTCCCTGTGCGCGTGACCGAGCTTCAGGCAGATATCTCCTACGAAACGTTGTCTGACGGACAGACCGTTGACCTTGGTTTTGCCAAGGTTTCCACTGTTCTCATGAATCATCCGGCCATGGATTTCGGGTGCAAGGTGGAGTGTGACGGCAAGACGCTCTTCTTTACCGGAGACCACGAACCCTTCTTCAACATCTATGATCCGGATGAAGATGATTACGAGGAGTACGGGAAGATCGTCGCGGAACGAAATCAGGGAATTGAAGATTTTATCAGTGGTGTGGATGTCTTCATCGCTGATGCGCAGTACACCGAAGAAGAGTACGTGCTCAAGAAGGGATGGGGGCATTCCACCTTCGAGCAAACTCTTGGCCTGGCCCAACGGGCCGGTGTCGGCAAGGTGTATCTTACCCATCATGAAACGACTCGTACCGATGACGAGGTGGACGCCAATTTCGCACGACTCCAGGAGGAGTGGAAGGATAGTGGTGTTGACTTTGAAATGGCTCGTGAAGGTTTCATGATTGATGTGTAG
- a CDS encoding YkgJ family cysteine cluster protein: MTLTHTGDSDICRRCSFTGPTCCRIAAGQEEFCFPLSQIEKERIQEHVPHTGGFELSPNSKAFIDYVCRLFPGEEEVVAKLFPAGKEHFRLAVDTMGACRFLGPEGCEIPQEARPYYCRLFPFWMVEREVIFFDSPICLARREERTLNRMLISLDSNRAAVNDLYGRMRLVWGLPPAKGASKVKKGF; the protein is encoded by the coding sequence ATGACCCTGACCCATACTGGCGATAGCGACATTTGCAGGAGGTGCTCCTTTACGGGCCCCACGTGCTGCCGCATTGCTGCCGGGCAGGAGGAATTCTGTTTCCCCCTTTCGCAAATAGAGAAAGAGCGTATACAGGAACATGTGCCGCACACTGGTGGTTTTGAGCTTTCCCCCAATTCCAAGGCATTCATTGATTATGTCTGCCGCCTCTTCCCCGGAGAGGAAGAAGTCGTGGCAAAGCTCTTTCCTGCAGGAAAAGAACATTTTCGTCTGGCCGTAGACACCATGGGAGCATGTCGCTTTCTCGGTCCCGAGGGATGTGAAATCCCGCAGGAAGCCAGGCCGTATTACTGTCGCCTGTTCCCCTTCTGGATGGTGGAACGCGAAGTCATATTTTTCGATTCGCCCATCTGCCTCGCACGGCGTGAAGAGCGAACTTTGAACCGAATGCTCATCAGTCTGGATTCCAACCGGGCTGCCGTAAACGACCTATACGGACGCATGCGTCTGGTATGGGGTCTGCCCCCGGCAAAAGGGGCTTCCAAGGTTAAAAAAGGTTTCTAA
- a CDS encoding response regulator: MKALIVDDDFYSRNMIHEILRTVAQCDIAVNGEEAIEAFRRGIKAGEPYDLICLDLLMPEMDGQQALREIRAIEKEFDVGPEAESKVIVTTMLDDEKETHDAFFLGGATSYLVKPIDEDKLMSEVKSLGLL; this comes from the coding sequence ATGAAAGCGTTGATTGTCGATGATGATTTTTACAGTCGAAACATGATCCACGAGATTCTTCGGACCGTTGCCCAATGTGACATTGCCGTGAACGGCGAGGAGGCAATCGAGGCATTTCGACGAGGTATCAAGGCCGGCGAGCCGTATGATCTCATTTGTCTGGACCTGCTCATGCCGGAAATGGATGGTCAGCAGGCGCTCCGAGAAATCAGGGCCATTGAGAAAGAGTTTGATGTGGGGCCTGAAGCTGAGTCAAAAGTTATCGTCACCACCATGCTTGATGATGAAAAGGAGACCCACGACGCCTTTTTCCTGGGCGGGGCAACATCCTATCTGGTCAAGCCTATTGACGAGGACAAGCTTATGTCTGAGGTGAAGAGCCTCGGACTGCTGTAG